One stretch of Nesterenkonia halotolerans DNA includes these proteins:
- the trhA gene encoding PAQR family membrane homeostasis protein TrhA, which yields MATSEQDTKHPALDAVQEGPGSASFSSERAKPRLRGRLHAGMVPVVLVAGIVLIVLTPAGVLRAAAVVYVITGLMMFVVSAVYHVGNWSKRTGMRLKRWDHTNIMLIIAGTYTPLTLALLPEPKDTILLVSVWIGALLGAAFRIFWTTAPRWLYTPSYVILGLAALVFIGDFYAADPVAATLIVVGGAAYIIGAVFYALKRPNISPEWFGFHELFHACTLIGFICHFIAIALALLR from the coding sequence GTGGCCACCAGTGAGCAAGACACCAAGCACCCCGCCCTCGACGCCGTCCAAGAGGGCCCCGGCAGCGCCTCCTTCAGCTCGGAACGAGCGAAGCCGAGACTGCGGGGCCGGCTGCACGCGGGCATGGTGCCCGTGGTCCTGGTCGCCGGGATCGTGCTGATCGTGCTGACGCCCGCGGGCGTGCTGCGGGCCGCCGCCGTGGTCTACGTGATCACCGGGCTGATGATGTTCGTGGTCTCCGCCGTCTACCACGTGGGGAACTGGTCGAAGCGGACCGGCATGAGGCTCAAGCGGTGGGACCACACGAACATCATGCTGATCATCGCCGGCACCTACACCCCGCTGACGCTGGCGCTGCTCCCCGAGCCCAAGGACACCATCCTGCTGGTCTCGGTCTGGATCGGGGCTCTGCTCGGGGCGGCATTCCGCATCTTCTGGACCACCGCTCCGCGCTGGCTCTACACCCCGAGCTACGTGATCCTCGGCCTCGCCGCTCTGGTCTTCATCGGGGACTTCTACGCCGCCGATCCGGTGGCGGCGACGCTGATCGTCGTGGGCGGCGCCGCCTACATCATCGGCGCGGTCTTCTACGCACTCAAGCGCCCGAACATCTCCCCCGAGTGGTTCGGCTTCCACGAGCTGTTCCATGCCTGCACCCTGATCGGGTTCATCTGCCACTTCATCGCGATCGCGCTGGCTCTGCTGCGCTGA
- the uppS gene encoding polyprenyl diphosphate synthase, with the protein MGLRDIAYAVYERQISRALPKDRIPKHIGVVVDGNRRWAKLAGTPTADGHLAGANKIVEFIDWCAELGVPTVTLYMLSTDNMSRSADELETLMDIIADTLERLCESRPGGRPVRVHPVGQPELLPEPLAARLRSVDEELARACEEPAVHVNVAVGYGGRQEIVDAVKELLRDAESHGRSISEVAEDLTPGSIADWLYTRGQPDPDLIIRTSGEQRLSGFLMWQSAYSEFYFCEALWPDFRRVDFIRALRDYAQRQRRFGN; encoded by the coding sequence ATGGGGTTGCGAGACATCGCCTACGCCGTCTATGAACGGCAGATCAGCCGTGCCCTGCCCAAGGACCGGATCCCCAAGCACATCGGCGTGGTGGTGGACGGCAATCGACGCTGGGCCAAGCTGGCCGGCACCCCCACGGCAGACGGGCACCTGGCGGGTGCCAATAAGATCGTCGAGTTCATCGACTGGTGCGCCGAGCTCGGTGTCCCCACTGTGACGCTCTACATGCTCTCCACGGACAACATGAGCCGCTCCGCCGATGAGCTGGAGACGCTCATGGACATCATCGCCGACACCCTGGAGCGGCTCTGTGAATCCCGCCCCGGCGGCCGGCCCGTGCGGGTGCACCCGGTCGGGCAGCCCGAGCTGCTTCCGGAGCCGCTCGCCGCCCGGCTGCGCAGCGTGGATGAGGAGCTTGCGCGCGCCTGTGAGGAGCCAGCCGTGCATGTCAACGTGGCGGTGGGCTACGGCGGACGGCAGGAGATCGTCGACGCGGTCAAGGAGCTGCTGCGCGATGCCGAGTCCCATGGACGCAGCATCAGTGAGGTGGCCGAGGACCTGACTCCCGGGTCCATCGCCGATTGGCTCTACACCCGCGGACAGCCTGACCCCGACCTGATCATCCGCACCTCCGGAGAGCAGCGCCTCTCCGGCTTCCTCATGTGGCAGTCGGCCTATTCGGAGTTCTACTTCTGCGAGGCCCTCTGGCCCGATTTTCGCCGGGTGGACTTCATCCGTGCCCTGCGCGACTACGCTCAGCGGCAACGGCGCTTCGGAAACTGA
- a CDS encoding PhoH family protein, with the protein MDSAVAGEVAQKSYVLDTSVLLSDPKAFLRFAEHEVILPVVVISELEHKRHDAELGYFARSALRLLDELRVRHGALNRPIPLNEEGGELLVELNHISLDVLPAGFRGADNDARILAVAKNFADEGRDVTVVSKDLPMRVKASAMGLAADEYRNEWVTDSGWTGLAEVTATEEQVNALYEGEKIDLEDAEELPVNTGLVISSGRGSALGRVRQHGPSRKYVQVVRGDRDIFGLHGRSAEQRLAIDMLMDPELGIVSMGGRAGTGKSALALCAGLEAVLERGEHKKIIVFRPLYAVGGQELGYLPGSESEKMNPWGQAVYDTLGALVSQNALEEIMHRGLLEVLPLTHIRGRSLHDAWVIVDEAQSLEKNVLLTVMSRMGQNSKIVLTHDVAQRDNLRVGRHDGIAAVVEILKGNPLFGHVTLTRSERSRIAALVTELLEDA; encoded by the coding sequence CTGGATTCGGCCGTGGCCGGAGAAGTCGCCCAAAAGTCCTATGTGCTCGACACTTCGGTGCTGCTCTCGGACCCCAAGGCCTTCCTGCGCTTCGCCGAACATGAGGTGATCCTCCCCGTCGTCGTGATCTCTGAGCTGGAGCACAAGCGTCACGATGCGGAGCTGGGCTATTTCGCGCGCTCCGCGCTGCGGCTCCTCGATGAGCTCCGGGTCAGACACGGGGCGCTGAACCGTCCCATCCCCCTCAACGAGGAGGGAGGCGAGTTGCTCGTGGAGCTCAATCACATCTCCCTGGACGTGCTGCCCGCCGGCTTCCGCGGAGCCGACAACGATGCCCGGATCCTCGCCGTGGCGAAGAACTTCGCCGATGAGGGCCGCGATGTCACCGTGGTCTCCAAAGATCTGCCCATGCGAGTCAAGGCCTCAGCCATGGGTCTGGCGGCCGATGAGTACCGCAATGAGTGGGTCACCGATTCCGGGTGGACCGGCCTCGCCGAGGTGACCGCCACCGAGGAACAGGTCAACGCGCTCTATGAGGGCGAGAAGATCGACCTCGAAGATGCCGAGGAACTCCCGGTCAACACCGGGCTGGTGATCTCCTCCGGTCGCGGCTCCGCGCTCGGACGGGTGCGTCAGCACGGCCCCTCACGCAAGTACGTGCAGGTGGTGCGGGGGGACCGGGACATCTTCGGGCTGCATGGCCGCTCCGCGGAGCAGCGCCTGGCCATCGACATGCTGATGGACCCGGAGCTGGGCATCGTCTCGATGGGAGGCCGAGCGGGAACGGGGAAGTCCGCGCTCGCCCTCTGCGCCGGGCTCGAAGCTGTGCTCGAACGCGGGGAGCACAAGAAGATCATCGTGTTCCGCCCGCTCTACGCCGTGGGTGGCCAGGAACTGGGCTACCTGCCCGGATCCGAGTCGGAGAAGATGAATCCCTGGGGCCAGGCGGTCTACGACACCCTCGGCGCGCTGGTCTCGCAGAACGCGCTGGAGGAGATCATGCACCGCGGGCTGCTCGAGGTGCTGCCGCTGACCCATATCCGCGGGCGATCGCTGCACGACGCCTGGGTGATCGTGGACGAGGCCCAGTCGCTGGAGAAGAACGTCCTGCTCACGGTGATGTCCCGCATGGGACAGAACTCGAAGATCGTGCTCACCCACGACGTCGCCCAGCGCGACAATCTGCGGGTGGGCCGCCATGACGGGATCGCCGCCGTGGTGGAGATCCTTAAGGGCAACCCGCTCTTCGGGCACGTGACGCTGACCCGCTCCGAGCGCTCCCGAATCGCCGCACTGGTCACGGAGCTGCTCGAAGACGCCTGA
- a CDS encoding rhomboid family intramembrane serine protease: MRRFFREPAASTEISEGSGDSWGSLSRDLKSTFGRTFLPVVVPLAGMWAFFVASFFTGNWINRALGLQAREADGLLGILFMPLLHGSLGHILSNTMSWLVLGGMLSLLTRHFVKITTLIWLLSGVLLWVGGTPWVCHAPQGFDCGGLHIGASAVIYGFATFLVAYGFITRRILAVVFSLAVLFLYGLSMLVGMTPISAGGVSWAGHLAGAVAGVVVALLFTRQARAERAARTASR, from the coding sequence ATGCGCAGATTTTTCCGGGAGCCCGCGGCCAGCACGGAGATCAGCGAGGGCTCCGGGGATTCCTGGGGTTCACTGAGCCGAGACCTCAAGTCCACGTTCGGGCGGACCTTTCTCCCCGTGGTGGTGCCCCTGGCCGGCATGTGGGCCTTCTTCGTGGCCTCGTTCTTCACCGGAAACTGGATCAACCGTGCGCTCGGACTCCAGGCCCGTGAGGCCGATGGCCTGCTCGGCATCCTGTTCATGCCGCTGCTCCATGGCAGCCTGGGCCACATCCTGAGCAACACCATGTCCTGGCTGGTGCTCGGCGGGATGCTCTCGCTGCTGACGCGGCACTTCGTGAAGATCACCACGCTGATCTGGCTGCTCTCCGGGGTGCTGCTCTGGGTCGGCGGCACTCCCTGGGTCTGCCATGCACCGCAGGGCTTCGACTGCGGCGGGCTGCACATCGGAGCCTCGGCGGTGATCTACGGCTTCGCGACCTTCCTGGTCGCCTACGGCTTCATCACGCGACGGATCCTCGCAGTGGTCTTCTCGCTGGCGGTGCTGTTCCTCTACGGGCTCAGCATGCTCGTCGGAATGACCCCGATCAGCGCTGGCGGGGTGTCCTGGGCGGGTCACCTGGCCGGAGCGGTGGCCGGCGTCGTCGTCGCGCTGCTCTTCACCAGACAGGCCCGCGCCGAGCGGGCCGCGCGCACCGCCTCCAGATAG
- a CDS encoding alpha/beta fold hydrolase, with amino-acid sequence MSDTSEPAENAVPSKYTVESSNEVHLHIEDHGGEGRPVVLIHGWPLTSESWDAQVDVLIAAGFHVVTYDRRGFGGSATPESGYDYDAFADDLRSVLEDLDLEDATLVGFSMGGGEVARYASRHGMQRLHSVVFASAVPPALMQSEQNPDGPLDEETFQQMRDGLEQDPESFYDQFVTNFLSAQGELMVSEGEHAEVLALARQADQRAALGAMDAWARTDFRSDLESVTVPALILHGDSDAVVPFEGSGRRTHESLRDAELVLIEGAPHGVNVSHPDEFNRGLIEFLVR; translated from the coding sequence ATGTCCGATACCTCTGAACCTGCCGAGAATGCTGTGCCGTCGAAGTACACCGTGGAGTCCTCGAACGAGGTGCATCTCCACATCGAGGACCACGGCGGCGAGGGTCGTCCGGTGGTGCTCATCCATGGGTGGCCACTGACCTCTGAGTCCTGGGACGCGCAGGTCGATGTCCTGATCGCCGCAGGATTCCACGTGGTCACCTACGACCGTCGCGGCTTCGGTGGTTCGGCCACGCCCGAGTCCGGCTATGACTATGACGCCTTCGCCGATGACCTGCGCAGCGTCCTGGAGGATCTGGACCTTGAGGACGCCACCCTGGTCGGATTCTCGATGGGCGGCGGGGAGGTCGCGCGCTACGCCAGCCGCCATGGAATGCAGCGCCTGCACTCGGTGGTCTTCGCCTCCGCGGTCCCGCCGGCGCTGATGCAGTCCGAGCAGAATCCCGACGGCCCGCTGGATGAAGAGACCTTCCAGCAGATGCGCGATGGTCTGGAACAGGACCCGGAGAGCTTCTACGACCAGTTCGTCACCAACTTCCTCTCGGCACAGGGGGAGCTGATGGTCAGTGAGGGTGAGCACGCTGAGGTCCTCGCGCTGGCGCGTCAGGCGGATCAGCGGGCAGCGCTGGGGGCGATGGACGCCTGGGCGCGCACCGATTTCCGGTCCGATCTCGAGTCCGTGACGGTGCCCGCGCTGATCCTCCACGGAGACTCCGACGCCGTGGTGCCCTTCGAAGGGTCCGGCCGCCGCACCCACGAGTCGCTGCGTGATGCCGAGCTGGTCCTCATCGAGGGGGCGCCCCATGGGGTGAACGTCAGTCACCCGGATGAGTTCAATCGCGGACTGATCGAATTCCTCGTCCGCTGA
- a CDS encoding class II fumarate hydratase yields MTENTAETEYRIERDTMGEVKVPAQALYRAQTQRAVENFPISGRTLERAHIEALARVKKAAALANKELGVLDGELADAIVHAAEQVETGDLDEHFPIDVFQTGSGTSSNMNTNEVLATLANRYLAEKGSDKEVHPNDHVNASQSSNDVFPTSVHVAATSALVNDLQPALAYLAEALETKSKEFATVVKSGRTHLMDATPVTLGQEFGGYAAQVRYGVERIESALPRVAEVPLGGTAVGTGINTPQGFAEKAIANLASDTGLPLTEARDHFEAQANRDGLVEASGQLRNIAYSLMKINNDLRWMGSGPNTGLGEISLPDLQPGSSIMPGKVNPVICESAIQVCAQVIGNDTTVALSSTNGAFELNVGIPVMAANLLESIRLLKNTSYVMADKMIKGLTANEERAAFLAAASPSVVTPLNKHIGYEAAAEIAKHAVKNKLTVRDAVVELGYIERGDLTEAQLDESLDLMSMTRPG; encoded by the coding sequence ATGACCGAGAACACAGCTGAGACCGAATACCGTATCGAGCGCGACACCATGGGCGAGGTAAAGGTGCCTGCCCAGGCGTTGTACCGCGCTCAGACCCAGCGCGCCGTGGAGAACTTCCCGATCTCGGGACGCACCCTGGAGCGCGCTCACATCGAAGCCCTGGCGCGGGTGAAGAAGGCCGCCGCGCTCGCGAACAAGGAGCTCGGGGTGCTCGATGGCGAGCTCGCCGATGCGATCGTCCATGCCGCTGAGCAGGTGGAGACCGGCGATCTGGACGAGCACTTCCCGATCGACGTCTTCCAGACCGGTTCCGGCACCTCCTCGAACATGAACACCAACGAGGTGCTGGCCACGCTGGCGAACCGCTACCTGGCGGAGAAGGGCTCGGACAAGGAAGTCCACCCGAACGATCACGTCAACGCCTCGCAGTCCTCCAATGACGTCTTCCCCACCTCGGTGCACGTGGCCGCCACCTCCGCACTGGTCAATGATCTGCAGCCCGCGCTGGCATACCTGGCCGAGGCGCTGGAGACCAAGTCGAAGGAGTTCGCCACGGTGGTGAAGTCCGGGCGCACCCACCTCATGGACGCCACCCCGGTGACCCTGGGTCAGGAGTTCGGCGGTTACGCCGCACAGGTCCGCTACGGCGTCGAGCGCATCGAGTCTGCTCTGCCGCGCGTGGCCGAGGTTCCCCTGGGCGGCACCGCCGTGGGCACCGGCATCAACACCCCGCAGGGCTTCGCCGAGAAGGCCATCGCCAACCTGGCCTCCGACACCGGGCTGCCGCTCACTGAGGCTCGTGACCACTTCGAGGCTCAGGCCAACCGCGACGGACTCGTGGAGGCCTCCGGTCAGCTGCGCAACATCGCCTACTCGCTGATGAAGATCAATAACGATCTGCGCTGGATGGGCTCGGGCCCGAACACCGGCCTCGGGGAGATCTCGCTGCCGGATCTCCAGCCCGGCTCCTCGATCATGCCCGGCAAGGTCAACCCGGTGATCTGCGAGTCGGCCATCCAGGTCTGCGCTCAGGTGATCGGCAACGACACCACGGTGGCGCTGTCCTCCACCAATGGTGCTTTCGAGCTCAATGTGGGCATCCCGGTGATGGCAGCGAACCTGCTGGAGTCCATCCGGCTGCTGAAGAACACCAGCTATGTCATGGCGGACAAGATGATCAAGGGCCTGACCGCCAATGAGGAGCGCGCCGCGTTCCTCGCCGCAGCCTCCCCTTCGGTGGTCACCCCGCTGAACAAGCACATCGGCTACGAGGCCGCTGCGGAGATCGCCAAGCACGCGGTGAAGAACAAGCTCACGGTGCGCGACGCCGTCGTCGAACTGGGCTACATCGAACGCGGTGACCTCACCGAGGCGCAGCTCGACGAGTCCCTCGACCTGATGAGCATGACCCGCCCCGGCTAG
- a CDS encoding NUDIX hydrolase → MPTPDFIQDLREHIGTRELWVPATRGVVIRRPDPKADQTEHPAQTDHAEPEVLLVRRADNGAWTVTSGILDPGEDPAVGAAREVQEETGVIARAVRVAGVFATHLVRYPNGDACRYLDTVLEMEPLSGEARVNDEESVEVGWFPISELPEPISEDQRMVIEWALDTGAPARFRS, encoded by the coding sequence ATGCCCACCCCAGACTTCATCCAAGATCTGCGCGAACACATCGGCACCCGCGAGCTCTGGGTCCCGGCCACTCGCGGCGTCGTGATCCGCCGGCCAGACCCCAAGGCGGACCAGACTGAGCACCCAGCCCAGACGGACCACGCGGAGCCGGAGGTGCTGCTCGTGCGCCGGGCCGACAACGGCGCCTGGACGGTCACCTCGGGAATCCTGGATCCGGGCGAGGATCCCGCCGTCGGCGCCGCCCGTGAGGTCCAGGAAGAGACCGGGGTGATCGCCCGCGCCGTGCGGGTCGCGGGAGTCTTCGCCACGCACCTTGTGCGCTACCCCAACGGTGACGCCTGCCGATACCTCGACACCGTGCTGGAGATGGAGCCGCTCTCGGGGGAGGCGCGGGTCAATGACGAGGAATCGGTGGAGGTGGGCTGGTTCCCGATCTCAGAGCTGCCCGAGCCGATCAGCGAGGACCAGCGCATGGTGATCGAGTGGGCGCTGGACACCGGAGCCCCGGCCCGATTCCGCAGCTGA
- a CDS encoding prepilin peptidase yields MIAFIVELLVSGSLTQGLAGLMLLLGGLVFAVCALALSFNDLREHRLPNRIIYPWAGITLGLLIITALLLGEPFAALRALTAAFVWGASFLIVQMISPRALGMGDVKLAVVLGLYTGFLGWATVVAAVVLSFLFGGLVSAGLLISGRATAKTAVAFGPFLLLGTAVALTVSGGVSLG; encoded by the coding sequence GTGATTGCGTTCATCGTCGAGCTGCTCGTCTCAGGCTCACTCACCCAGGGGCTGGCCGGCCTGATGCTGCTGCTGGGCGGGCTGGTCTTCGCCGTGTGCGCCCTCGCGCTGAGCTTCAATGACCTGCGTGAACACCGGCTCCCAAATCGGATCATCTACCCCTGGGCGGGGATCACGCTGGGCCTGCTGATCATCACGGCCCTGCTGCTCGGCGAGCCGTTCGCCGCCCTGCGCGCCCTCACGGCGGCTTTCGTCTGGGGCGCCTCGTTTCTGATCGTGCAGATGATCAGTCCCCGGGCGCTGGGCATGGGCGATGTGAAGCTCGCCGTCGTGCTCGGGCTGTACACAGGGTTCCTGGGCTGGGCCACGGTGGTGGCCGCCGTCGTCCTGTCGTTCCTCTTCGGTGGACTCGTCTCTGCGGGACTGCTGATCTCCGGTCGGGCGACCGCCAAGACAGCCGTCGCCTTCGGACCGTTCCTGCTGCTCGGCACGGCCGTGGCGTTGACGGTGAGCGGCGGCGTCTCGCTAGGGTGA
- a CDS encoding carbonic anhydrase, giving the protein MTAKTTAAQPLPAEIWERLKSGNERFVSGESQHPNQDAARRNSLTESQHPIAAIFGCSDSRLAAEIIFDVGLGDIFVVRTAGQVTDDAVLGSLEFSVSELKVPLIVVLGHDSCGAVTAAVQATESGVTPTGFVRSLVERITPSVLAAQRAGITGVNETVEEHVKQTAHRIVDHSRVLHDAVAEGRTAVMGVTYRLSEGRADVVTSIGEV; this is encoded by the coding sequence ATGACCGCAAAGACGACAGCGGCGCAGCCGCTTCCTGCTGAGATCTGGGAGCGGCTCAAGTCCGGCAATGAGCGCTTCGTCTCCGGTGAGTCGCAGCATCCCAACCAGGACGCCGCACGCCGGAACTCGCTCACCGAGTCCCAGCATCCCATTGCTGCCATCTTCGGCTGCTCAGACTCCCGTCTCGCCGCGGAGATCATCTTCGACGTCGGGCTGGGCGATATCTTCGTGGTCCGCACCGCAGGTCAGGTCACCGACGACGCCGTGCTCGGCTCCCTGGAATTCAGCGTCTCCGAGCTGAAGGTTCCCCTGATCGTGGTGCTCGGCCATGACTCCTGCGGCGCGGTCACCGCGGCGGTGCAGGCCACCGAATCCGGAGTCACCCCGACCGGGTTCGTGCGCAGTCTCGTCGAACGGATCACACCCTCGGTGCTCGCCGCCCAGCGCGCCGGCATCACCGGGGTGAACGAGACGGTGGAAGAACATGTGAAGCAGACCGCGCACCGGATCGTGGACCACTCACGGGTGCTCCACGACGCCGTGGCAGAGGGCCGCACGGCCGTCATGGGTGTCACCTACCGACTCTCCGAGGGCCGCGCCGACGTGGTCACCTCCATCGGCGAGGTCTGA
- a CDS encoding DUF4245 domain-containing protein produces the protein MTEQEETPTPQLTESQAKRMNQPLIGIVITVAVTLLGVFAVMGLRPEQDVSFTPDENVTEAAAWTNDVTDYAAIAPEVPEGWSANYARWENRAELGVTAWEVGYSIDEASFLSFSQTDEPNPAWVNEETRQGGTTGEETIAGLRFEVRESEDRRYYVLEAEENTIDGTAIVLGGTATEEQFETFLEAVTEAIDVEVEADEPVDDNGGAAE, from the coding sequence GTGACCGAGCAAGAAGAGACCCCCACCCCGCAGCTGACCGAGTCCCAGGCCAAGCGGATGAATCAGCCGCTCATCGGCATCGTCATCACCGTGGCGGTGACCCTGCTGGGCGTTTTCGCGGTCATGGGGCTCCGGCCGGAGCAGGACGTCAGCTTCACTCCCGATGAGAACGTCACCGAGGCCGCCGCCTGGACCAACGATGTGACCGACTACGCGGCCATCGCTCCCGAGGTCCCCGAGGGGTGGAGCGCGAACTACGCCCGCTGGGAGAACCGCGCGGAGCTCGGCGTCACCGCCTGGGAGGTGGGCTACTCCATCGACGAGGCGAGCTTCCTGAGCTTCTCGCAGACCGATGAGCCCAATCCCGCCTGGGTCAACGAAGAGACCCGTCAGGGCGGCACCACCGGGGAAGAGACGATCGCGGGCCTGCGCTTCGAGGTCCGCGAGTCCGAGGACCGCCGGTATTACGTGCTAGAGGCCGAGGAGAACACCATCGACGGCACCGCGATCGTGCTGGGCGGCACCGCCACGGAGGAGCAGTTCGAGACCTTCCTCGAGGCCGTCACCGAGGCCATTGATGTAGAAGTAGAGGCAGACGAGCCAGTGGACGACAACGGAGGAGCTGCAGAATGA
- the glpX gene encoding class II fructose-bisphosphatase encodes MNDSSQPRDTRSDDGSSQDFSHLSARLAVGDSEPDRHLAMELVRVTEAAAIAGGAWVGMGDKLTADGAAVDAMRSLLDTVNLNGIVVIGEGEKDEAPMLFNGERVGNGTGPEADVAVDPIDGTRLTALGYNNALAVLAVAERGTMFDPSAVFYMDKLVTGPEAADLVDLRLPVKQNLHLIAKAKNKRISQVNVCVLDRPRHSKLVDEIREAGARVRFIMDGDVAGGIAAAREGSGVDVLMGVGGTPEGIITACAIKAVGGVIQGRLAPVDDDEAQKALDAGHDVSRILTTEELVTSDNCYFAATGITDGDLLRGVRYQGDKVTTQSMVMRSKSGTVRIIDAEHQARKWESYTRQ; translated from the coding sequence ATGAACGATTCTTCGCAGCCCCGCGATACGCGCTCCGACGACGGGTCGTCCCAGGACTTCTCACACCTCTCTGCTCGACTCGCCGTGGGTGACTCCGAGCCGGACCGCCACCTGGCCATGGAGCTGGTGCGCGTGACCGAGGCCGCAGCGATCGCAGGCGGCGCCTGGGTGGGCATGGGGGACAAGCTCACCGCAGACGGGGCCGCAGTGGATGCCATGCGCTCCCTGCTGGACACCGTCAACCTCAACGGGATCGTGGTGATCGGTGAGGGTGAGAAGGACGAAGCGCCGATGCTCTTCAACGGGGAGCGGGTCGGCAACGGCACCGGACCCGAGGCCGATGTCGCGGTGGATCCCATCGACGGCACACGACTGACTGCCCTGGGCTACAACAACGCGCTCGCAGTCCTCGCCGTGGCCGAGCGCGGCACCATGTTCGACCCCTCCGCCGTCTTCTACATGGACAAGCTCGTCACCGGACCCGAGGCCGCCGACCTGGTGGACCTGCGGCTGCCGGTCAAGCAGAATCTGCATCTGATCGCGAAGGCCAAGAACAAGCGGATCAGCCAGGTCAACGTCTGCGTGCTGGACCGTCCGCGCCACTCCAAGCTCGTCGACGAGATCCGCGAGGCCGGCGCCCGCGTGCGCTTCATCATGGACGGCGACGTGGCCGGCGGCATCGCAGCCGCCCGCGAGGGCTCCGGCGTAGATGTCCTGATGGGCGTCGGAGGCACCCCGGAGGGCATCATCACCGCCTGCGCCATCAAGGCCGTGGGCGGAGTGATTCAGGGCCGGCTCGCCCCCGTGGACGACGACGAGGCGCAGAAGGCGCTCGACGCCGGCCATGACGTCAGCAGGATCCTCACCACCGAGGAACTCGTCACCAGCGACAACTGCTACTTCGCCGCCACCGGCATCACCGACGGCGACCTGCTGCGCGGCGTGCGCTACCAGGGCGACAAGGTCACCACCCAGTCGATGGTCATGCGCTCGAAGTCCGGCACCGTCCGGATCATCGACGCCGAGCACCAGGCCCGCAAGTGGGAGTCCTACACCCGGCAGTAG
- a CDS encoding nuclease-related domain-containing protein: MHGGTGFSGVKRMRLRYAGVCHLCGRQLPQRVEALYDKGLKKVRCLDCASGQQWEEPLTAEGAPSPASRALPPPPQTATEPPSPEPSPIERGRAGLGAQREYERRKARDEARTRQKWGRFGGIAVALSQEKQSTTAWALGAEGERRIGARLDRVAWELGGLVLHDRKIPGSRANIDHILVVPSGVWVIDAKKYTGKVEIRRNGGFFTPLVEKLTVRGRDCTSLVEQSLRQVELVREVAPTVPVTGVLCFEGAEWPLGGHLRTRGIQVLWPRRIKRVAGARTGAFIDVNVIGAQLATHFRATR, encoded by the coding sequence ATGCACGGTGGTACGGGCTTCTCGGGTGTGAAGCGGATGCGTCTGCGCTACGCCGGCGTGTGTCATCTCTGCGGGCGCCAGCTGCCGCAGCGGGTGGAGGCGCTCTATGACAAGGGCCTCAAGAAGGTCAGGTGCCTCGACTGTGCTTCCGGGCAGCAGTGGGAGGAGCCATTGACCGCTGAGGGGGCGCCGTCTCCCGCGTCACGTGCCTTGCCGCCGCCACCTCAAACCGCAACAGAGCCTCCATCACCAGAACCATCACCTATCGAGCGTGGCCGGGCAGGTCTCGGTGCCCAGCGAGAATATGAGCGGCGCAAGGCGCGCGACGAGGCGCGCACCCGGCAGAAATGGGGTCGCTTCGGCGGCATCGCGGTGGCCCTGAGCCAGGAGAAGCAGAGCACCACCGCCTGGGCCCTAGGGGCCGAAGGGGAACGTCGCATCGGGGCGCGCCTGGATCGAGTCGCCTGGGAGCTCGGCGGCCTGGTGCTGCACGACCGGAAGATCCCTGGTTCTCGCGCCAATATCGACCATATTCTGGTGGTGCCCAGCGGAGTTTGGGTCATCGATGCCAAGAAGTACACCGGCAAAGTGGAGATACGACGCAACGGAGGCTTCTTCACGCCGCTGGTGGAGAAGCTCACCGTGCGCGGAAGGGACTGCACCTCACTGGTGGAGCAGTCACTCAGACAGGTGGAGCTGGTGCGCGAGGTGGCTCCCACCGTGCCCGTCACCGGGGTGCTGTGCTTCGAGGGTGCCGAGTGGCCGCTTGGCGGTCACCTGCGCACCCGCGGGATCCAGGTTCTCTGGCCCAGGAGGATCAAGCGCGTCGCGGGAGCTCGCACGGGCGCCTTCATCGACGTCAACGTCATCGGCGCGCAGCTCGCCACCCATTTTCGCGCCACGAGATGA